A region from the Hydra vulgaris chromosome 10, alternate assembly HydraT2T_AEP genome encodes:
- the LOC105846366 gene encoding uncharacterized protein DDB_G0281497, giving the protein MNFKIFSFWILSLMYFVSDLEAKCTGGKYPSNMPSKYDDVIHPPKYPSKNDDVREKNKLSKNDSGKHETKAPLKEGDEKHEPNSPTKNSDEKHNSNMSSKLLSKEGDEKHEPNMSSKNGDEKHNSNMLSKPPSKEGDEKQGASIALKNGDENHTLNVSSKHGEGKYVDDKKVSTSKPLNDNNIINDLTIPSAIQSTTTVQPNHPSAKHQSNGHPASHHSSSHHSHHDKSHPNFEIEETTDKQTKCYNSCSWCHAKTTLRKVKSQKEFKRCISLCAKENQCEPEFETCLRFSDATNGITKCAKHWKNCAKKFCFK; this is encoded by the exons atgaattttaaaatattcagttTCTGGATTTTATCTTTAATGTATTTTGTTAGCGACCTAGAAG CTAAATGTACTGGTGGAAAGTATCCTTCAAATATGCCATCAAAATATGATGATGTAATACATCCTCCAAAATATCCATCAAAAAATGATGACGTGcgagaaaaaaacaaactatctAAAAATGACAGTGGAAAACATGAGACAAAAGCGCCATTGAAGGAGGGTGATGAAAAACATGAACCCAATTCACCAACGAAAAATAGTGACGAGAAACACAACTCCAACATGTCATCAAAACTCCTATCTAAGGAAGGTGATGAGAAACATGAGCCTAATATGTCATCAAAAAATGGTGACGAGAAACACAATTCCAACATGTTATCAAAACCGCCATCTAAGGAAGGTGATGAGAAACAGGGTGCAAGCATAGCATTAAAAAATGGTGACGAAAATCATACCTTAAATGTTTCATCAAAACATGGTGAGGGAAAATATGTTGATGACAAAAAAGTTTCAACAAGCAAGCCTTTAAAtgataacaatataataaatgatttaacaaTACCATCAGCTATACAGTCAACTACAACTGTTCAACCAAATCATCCTTCTGCTAAACACCAGTCAAATGGTCATCCAGCCAGCCATCATTCATCAAGTCATCATTCACACCACGATAAATCACACCCTAATTTTGAGATCGAAGAAACAACTGATAAGCAAACTAAA tgtTATAACTCGTGTTCTTGGTGTCATGCAAAAACTACTTTGCGTAAAGTGAAGTCTCAAAAAGAATTCAAACGTTGTATATCACTTTGTGCAAAAGAAAATCaa tgtGAACCCGAATTCGAAACTTGTTTACGTTTTAGTGATGCAACAAATGGTATAACTAAATGCGCCAAACATTGGAAAAATTGCGCAAAAAAATTCTGCTTCAAGTAA